The following are from one region of the Thiocapsa rosea genome:
- a CDS encoding light-harvesting protein, with product MAEQASVSGLTEQQAKEFHEQFKVTYTAYVGLAALVHLFIIAANPWF from the coding sequence ATGGCCGAACAGGCAAGCGTTTCGGGTCTAACCGAGCAGCAGGCGAAAGAGTTTCACGAGCAGTTCAAGGTCACCTACACCGCATATGTCGGCCTCGCCGCGCTGGTGCATCTGTTCATCATTGCAGCTAACCCCTGGTTCTAA